From Tubulanus polymorphus chromosome 9, tnTubPoly1.2, whole genome shotgun sequence, a single genomic window includes:
- the LOC141911317 gene encoding bcl-2-related ovarian killer protein-like isoform X1, producing the protein MSYGTDQTYLSSVYYHHILLISMQKRRIPNDSITGLRIHINGTHLLEVFARKKYEFRSMDLGRTRRVSRAPAFLEVLREAEKKKYVKLDYADHFQRRSEKIARFVWKKCILATYKGLNLSSVDTPDLDQITEESKQLVRDYILNRIKRSGLYYSSKLPPAPEVHECSAVSNQVQLIGSELERIYPELYRSISRQINVTMSNEEIVRKTFVSIGEYMMKGEIHWGKIVALFALIGGIAVDCVQQGHPEYVHKLIEHFGVFVNRNLANWISIQGGWEDIVNSFKSNTDTSMLWIISGIGAMIGFIATLLATVKL; encoded by the exons ATGTCATACGGCACTGATCAAACATATCTATCTAGCGTGTACTATCACCATATTCTCCTCATATCTATGCAAAAACGTCGCATACCAAACGATAGCATTACGGGACTTCGAATACATATAAACGGTACACATCTTTTAGAGGTATTCGCCAG GAAAAAGTACGAATTTCGATCAATGGATCTCGGGCGAACGCGCAGGGTGTCTCGGGCACCGGCGTTTCTGGAAGTTCTCAGGGAAGCGGAAAAGAAGAAATACGTCAAACTCGACTATGCCGACCATTTTCAAAGACGTAGCGAAAAAATCGCTCGGTTTGTTTGGAAGAAATGCATTTTAGCCACTTATAAAG GTTTAAATCTGAGCAGTGTCGATACTCCCGATTTGGACCAGATAACCGAAGAATCGAAACAGCTAGTCCGGGATTACATCCTGAATCGGATTAAACGTTCCGGTTTATATTACAGCAGTAAACTGCCACCGGCGCCGGAAGTTCACGAATGTTCGGCCGTTTCGAATCAAGTGCAGCTGATCGGCTCCGAACTCGAGCGAATCTATCCCGAACTTTACCGAAGCATTTCGCGTCAAATCAACGTTACGATGAGCAACGAGGAGATAGTGAGAAAGACGTTCGTATCGATCGGCGAATACATGATGAAAGGCGAAATTCACTGGGGTAAAATCGTCGCTTTGTTCGCGCTAATAGGTGGCATAGCTGTCGACTGCGTGCAACAAGGTCACCCTGAATACGTTCACAAACTGATAGAACATTTCGGAGTATTCGTAAATAGAAATTTAGCCAATTGGATCTCCATTCAAGGCGGATGG GAAGATATCGTGAACAGCTTTAAAAGTAATACGGATACGAGTATGTTATGGATTATCAGCGGAATCGGAGCCATGATCGGGTTCATAGCGACTTTACTAGCCACAGTTAAACTATGA
- the LOC141910560 gene encoding uncharacterized protein LOC141910560, protein MTRKVRLPGVLITALVLVLIIVLMMFGRGYLDADALAIVSEKEAVIERPLPGRGLLKEYVTDKMKFVSQNVSYTFEPGLSRVERMKYISLIKTIHGLLVDNRIEYMIHFGTLLGAYRHHGFVPWDDDFDVLVKQSEKLRLVDIFKRAPTVRAYYMQDEQFFRVYIRDEPVVNRRPYSWPFVDVFMYEEFGDIIHDISKVQNHYWADKKLIFPLVEVPFEELWLPAPKYMSKVLDLMFTMSNYNDYCARGGENHKTGENRHKIRLLCHEVKPRHPFVMRTCLNDTVTESLVVGDVVLHKWKYLKKSNVVPQDDSMVCDDDDD, encoded by the coding sequence ATGACGAGGAAAGTGCGGTTGCCGGGTGTGTTGATTACAGCGCTGGTTCTAGTACTCATCATCGTTTTAATGATGTTCGGCCGAGGCTATTTAGACGCCGATGCCCTGGCGATTGTTTCCGAAAAAGAAGCCGTCATCGAAAGGCCGCTACCAGGCCGCGGACTGTTGAAGGAATACGTCACcgataaaatgaaattcgtcTCGCAAAACGTGTCGTACACGTTCGAGCCGGGTTTGAGTAGAGTCGAGAGAATGAAATACATTTCTCTGATAAAAACCATTCACGGTCTGCTGGTCGACAACCGTATCGAATACATGATACATTTCGGGACTCTGTTAGGCGCGTATCGCCATCACGGGTTCGTACCGTGGGACGACGATTTCGACGTGCTCGTAAAACAGTCCGAAAAACTTCGTTTGGTAGATATATTCAAGCGGGCGCCCACGGTGAGAGCCTACTATATGCAGGACGAACAGTTCTTCAGGGTATACATACGCGACGAGCCTGTCGTGAATCGTCGGCCTTATTCGTGGCCTTTCGTCGATGTTTTCATGTACGAAGAATTCGGGGATATCATCCACGACATCTCGAAAGTACAAAATCATTACTGGGCGGATAAGAAATTGATTTTCCCCTTGGTCGAAGTGCCGTTCGAAGAACTGTGGTTACCGGCGCCGAAATATATGTCGAAAGTACTGGATCTTATGTTTACCATGTCTAACTATAACGATTATTGCGCCCGAGGCGGCGAGAATCATAAAACGGGCGAAAATCGACATAAAATCAGGTTACTGTGCCACGAAGTGAAACCGCGTCACCCGTTTGTCATGCGCACCTGTCTAAACGACACCGTCACCGAATCTCTCGTGGTCGGCGATGTAGTTTTGCACAAgtggaaatatttgaaaaagtcGAACGTAGTTCCGCAGGACGATTCGATGGTTtgcgatgatgacgatgactaa
- the LOC141911317 gene encoding bcl-2-related ovarian killer protein-like isoform X2: protein MAANRIYDDNEDDVFKSVETIAVLKPIRLRRVPSLADMVPSYSRTRTNVKRLSRKLSQTVITGLNLSSVDTPDLDQITEESKQLVRDYILNRIKRSGLYYSSKLPPAPEVHECSAVSNQVQLIGSELERIYPELYRSISRQINVTMSNEEIVRKTFVSIGEYMMKGEIHWGKIVALFALIGGIAVDCVQQGHPEYVHKLIEHFGVFVNRNLANWISIQGGWEDIVNSFKSNTDTSMLWIISGIGAMIGFIATLLATVKL from the exons ATGGCGGCAAACCGTATCTATGATGATAACGAAGATGACGTATTCAAGTCAGTTGAGACGATAGCCGTGCTGAAACCGATCCGTTTGCGGAGAGTGCCGAGTCTTGCCGACATGGTTCCGTCGTATTCCCGAACTAGGACGAACGTAAAACGTCTCTCTCGAAAATTATCGCAGACGGTGATAACAG GTTTAAATCTGAGCAGTGTCGATACTCCCGATTTGGACCAGATAACCGAAGAATCGAAACAGCTAGTCCGGGATTACATCCTGAATCGGATTAAACGTTCCGGTTTATATTACAGCAGTAAACTGCCACCGGCGCCGGAAGTTCACGAATGTTCGGCCGTTTCGAATCAAGTGCAGCTGATCGGCTCCGAACTCGAGCGAATCTATCCCGAACTTTACCGAAGCATTTCGCGTCAAATCAACGTTACGATGAGCAACGAGGAGATAGTGAGAAAGACGTTCGTATCGATCGGCGAATACATGATGAAAGGCGAAATTCACTGGGGTAAAATCGTCGCTTTGTTCGCGCTAATAGGTGGCATAGCTGTCGACTGCGTGCAACAAGGTCACCCTGAATACGTTCACAAACTGATAGAACATTTCGGAGTATTCGTAAATAGAAATTTAGCCAATTGGATCTCCATTCAAGGCGGATGG GAAGATATCGTGAACAGCTTTAAAAGTAATACGGATACGAGTATGTTATGGATTATCAGCGGAATCGGAGCCATGATCGGGTTCATAGCGACTTTACTAGCCACAGTTAAACTATGA
- the LOC141911317 gene encoding bcl-2-related ovarian killer protein-like isoform X3, which produces MDLGRTRRVSRAPAFLEVLREAEKKKYVKLDYADHFQRRSEKIARFVWKKCILATYKGLNLSSVDTPDLDQITEESKQLVRDYILNRIKRSGLYYSSKLPPAPEVHECSAVSNQVQLIGSELERIYPELYRSISRQINVTMSNEEIVRKTFVSIGEYMMKGEIHWGKIVALFALIGGIAVDCVQQGHPEYVHKLIEHFGVFVNRNLANWISIQGGWEDIVNSFKSNTDTSMLWIISGIGAMIGFIATLLATVKL; this is translated from the exons ATGGATCTCGGGCGAACGCGCAGGGTGTCTCGGGCACCGGCGTTTCTGGAAGTTCTCAGGGAAGCGGAAAAGAAGAAATACGTCAAACTCGACTATGCCGACCATTTTCAAAGACGTAGCGAAAAAATCGCTCGGTTTGTTTGGAAGAAATGCATTTTAGCCACTTATAAAG GTTTAAATCTGAGCAGTGTCGATACTCCCGATTTGGACCAGATAACCGAAGAATCGAAACAGCTAGTCCGGGATTACATCCTGAATCGGATTAAACGTTCCGGTTTATATTACAGCAGTAAACTGCCACCGGCGCCGGAAGTTCACGAATGTTCGGCCGTTTCGAATCAAGTGCAGCTGATCGGCTCCGAACTCGAGCGAATCTATCCCGAACTTTACCGAAGCATTTCGCGTCAAATCAACGTTACGATGAGCAACGAGGAGATAGTGAGAAAGACGTTCGTATCGATCGGCGAATACATGATGAAAGGCGAAATTCACTGGGGTAAAATCGTCGCTTTGTTCGCGCTAATAGGTGGCATAGCTGTCGACTGCGTGCAACAAGGTCACCCTGAATACGTTCACAAACTGATAGAACATTTCGGAGTATTCGTAAATAGAAATTTAGCCAATTGGATCTCCATTCAAGGCGGATGG GAAGATATCGTGAACAGCTTTAAAAGTAATACGGATACGAGTATGTTATGGATTATCAGCGGAATCGGAGCCATGATCGGGTTCATAGCGACTTTACTAGCCACAGTTAAACTATGA
- the LOC141911318 gene encoding uncharacterized protein LOC141911318 isoform X1, whose product MNPMSNVKGIERMNKRELDLGLSGTSTSWHAKYKDSAWIFIGGLPYDLTEGDVICVFSQYGEIVNINLVRDKKTGKSLGYGFICYEDTRSPILAVDNFNGIKLLNRTIRVDHVENYRAPKEDETSTTELKKLRQDGCAPQLIVEEEEPVIKKPVKIKVEKEEKIKKEKKAKKKKKKRSSSLSSSESMPDESRHAKRRRGTPSPPGGGDPVRIKTEKTDRGYDLNSGQSTTTTRDSRGRPDSRTDRSRSCHYSPEYSTSHRSAKHDKYSKSDRHRKR is encoded by the exons ATGAATCCTATGAG caaTGTAAAAGGTATCGAGCGGATGAACAAGAGAGAACTAGATTTAGGGTTATCCGGTACGAGCACGTCGTGGCACGCTAAATATAAAGACAGCGCTTGGATATTCATCGGCGGGTTACCTTATGATTTGACAGAAGGCGACGTCATTTGTGTGTTTTCCCA GTACGGCGAAATTGTGAACATCAACTTGGTTCGCGATAAGAAAACCGGTAAAAGTCTCggatatggttttatttgtTATGAAGACACACGTAGTCCAATACTGGCTGTCGATAACTTTAACGGAATAAAG TTGTTGAATCGCACGATCAGAGTCGACCACGTAGAGAATTACCGAGCGCCGAAAGAGGACGAAACGAGCACAACAGAATTGAAGAAACTGCGTCAGGACGGCTGCGCGCCTCAACTGATCGTCGAGGAGGAGGAACCAGTCATTAAAAAACCCGTTAAAATCAAAG TCGAAAAAGAGGAAAAGATTAAAAAGGAAAAGAAAGccaagaagaaaaagaagaaacgtTCGTCGTCGCTGTCTTCATCTGAAAGCATGCCGGACGAGAGTCGACACGCCAAACGGCGCCGTGGCACGCcatcgccccctggtggcggTGATCCAGTTCGAATAAAAACGGAAAAAACAGATCGCGGATACGATCTGAATAGCGGAcaatcgacgacgacgacgcgtGATTCACGGGGACGACCTGATTCCCGGACAGATCGGTCGCGCAGTTGTCATTATTCACCGGAATATTCGACGAGTCACCGCTCTGCGAAACACGATAAATATTCTAAATCCGACAGACACAGAAAACGTTAA
- the LOC141911318 gene encoding uncharacterized protein LOC141911318 isoform X2 produces MNKRELDLGLSGTSTSWHAKYKDSAWIFIGGLPYDLTEGDVICVFSQYGEIVNINLVRDKKTGKSLGYGFICYEDTRSPILAVDNFNGIKLLNRTIRVDHVENYRAPKEDETSTTELKKLRQDGCAPQLIVEEEEPVIKKPVKIKVEKEEKIKKEKKAKKKKKKRSSSLSSSESMPDESRHAKRRRGTPSPPGGGDPVRIKTEKTDRGYDLNSGQSTTTTRDSRGRPDSRTDRSRSCHYSPEYSTSHRSAKHDKYSKSDRHRKR; encoded by the exons ATGAACAAGAGAGAACTAGATTTAGGGTTATCCGGTACGAGCACGTCGTGGCACGCTAAATATAAAGACAGCGCTTGGATATTCATCGGCGGGTTACCTTATGATTTGACAGAAGGCGACGTCATTTGTGTGTTTTCCCA GTACGGCGAAATTGTGAACATCAACTTGGTTCGCGATAAGAAAACCGGTAAAAGTCTCggatatggttttatttgtTATGAAGACACACGTAGTCCAATACTGGCTGTCGATAACTTTAACGGAATAAAG TTGTTGAATCGCACGATCAGAGTCGACCACGTAGAGAATTACCGAGCGCCGAAAGAGGACGAAACGAGCACAACAGAATTGAAGAAACTGCGTCAGGACGGCTGCGCGCCTCAACTGATCGTCGAGGAGGAGGAACCAGTCATTAAAAAACCCGTTAAAATCAAAG TCGAAAAAGAGGAAAAGATTAAAAAGGAAAAGAAAGccaagaagaaaaagaagaaacgtTCGTCGTCGCTGTCTTCATCTGAAAGCATGCCGGACGAGAGTCGACACGCCAAACGGCGCCGTGGCACGCcatcgccccctggtggcggTGATCCAGTTCGAATAAAAACGGAAAAAACAGATCGCGGATACGATCTGAATAGCGGAcaatcgacgacgacgacgcgtGATTCACGGGGACGACCTGATTCCCGGACAGATCGGTCGCGCAGTTGTCATTATTCACCGGAATATTCGACGAGTCACCGCTCTGCGAAACACGATAAATATTCTAAATCCGACAGACACAGAAAACGTTAA